In Armatimonadota bacterium, a single genomic region encodes these proteins:
- a CDS encoding bifunctional YncE family protein/alkaline phosphatase family protein yields the protein MKGLVVGALGVAVFGLGFGLSQSAKVVKVGIQPEGGYVVSTGQRLLPGAVKFDQRLSDLAPNPKHDVIAVMQKSRVSLMTAAGQIAGSEVALGSDAGFHGMAWTPDGSRLYVSTEAGHIQEFRFDGSKLDLGEKISLVGESQKGNPVPGGMCINRAGNRLFVACADFGGVTEVDLKTNKRIAFHGAQMVPFGCKLSLDEKQLLVSNWGGEPPKQGDDTMASGSKRLKITKQGSTATGTVSLINFRTGVTTHIQTGFHPTEIEVDGNRAYVACAMSDSIDVIDLDKAQKVASWRIQTGNYKLIGSMPNALHLEGKTLYVADGGDNAICQIDVNSGKVQGFRPAGFYPTSVRMHRGKLVALNTKGNGSVRNSDKGSKLRNTHDFQGTVSVIDPAANLKDETTRVASLNSWNDPLSTQRPNLKVYQGAIKHVIYVIKENQTYDMLFGDMKQANGDPSLCILGEKVVPNQRKLAREFTLLDNSYTSGTNSADGHQWCTQAMANEYLEHFYVGYSRTYPDDGTDALALNSGDRIWDAALKKGLSVRVYGEWADDENPIYKPRKPKDWFEAWEDRQSGRNMFEFIPTTEIPSLKPLLAPGYHYWPLEQSDQSRVDTFEKEFRKFEQNDSLPNLMVMTLPCDHGEGTNPAYPTPRAMQADNDLALGRLVEMVSKSKYWKDTAIIVTEDDSQSGPDHVDGHRVPTQIISAYTKRGFVSSEFLTQVSLHKTMQMMLGFGPLTKFDAIARPATECFTNEPDLTPFYKVPNNVPLDEANPGRKKPMNEEEKYWYAKTMSLDWSSMDKADPYWVNRINWFSYTKGSRPYPGRPGERPGMNVEDED from the coding sequence ATGAAGGGATTGGTGGTCGGTGCCTTAGGCGTCGCTGTGTTTGGACTTGGTTTTGGTTTGTCCCAATCGGCCAAGGTTGTAAAGGTCGGAATTCAGCCTGAGGGTGGGTACGTCGTATCAACTGGGCAGCGCCTCTTGCCTGGTGCAGTGAAGTTTGATCAGCGCCTTAGCGACCTCGCTCCAAATCCCAAACATGATGTCATCGCGGTGATGCAAAAAAGTCGCGTGTCGCTAATGACGGCTGCAGGACAAATCGCCGGAAGCGAAGTCGCTCTTGGCTCAGATGCAGGATTTCACGGAATGGCCTGGACCCCCGATGGATCCAGGCTCTATGTTTCTACAGAAGCTGGGCATATCCAGGAGTTTCGCTTTGACGGCTCGAAGCTCGATCTCGGGGAAAAGATTTCACTCGTCGGTGAGTCCCAGAAGGGTAATCCAGTTCCCGGCGGGATGTGCATTAACCGGGCCGGAAACCGACTCTTCGTCGCCTGCGCCGACTTCGGCGGTGTCACTGAAGTAGACCTGAAAACAAACAAGCGAATCGCGTTTCACGGTGCTCAAATGGTCCCCTTCGGATGCAAGCTCTCGCTTGACGAAAAGCAGCTCCTCGTTTCTAACTGGGGCGGCGAGCCACCGAAGCAGGGTGATGACACCATGGCGAGCGGTTCAAAGCGACTCAAGATCACAAAACAAGGTTCGACGGCAACCGGAACAGTTTCGTTGATTAACTTCCGAACCGGGGTCACGACCCACATCCAAACAGGATTTCACCCAACTGAGATCGAAGTCGATGGAAACCGGGCCTACGTTGCCTGCGCAATGAGCGATTCAATCGATGTGATTGATCTAGACAAAGCGCAGAAGGTTGCAAGCTGGCGCATCCAGACCGGCAACTACAAACTCATCGGCTCCATGCCAAATGCTCTGCATCTGGAAGGAAAGACCCTGTACGTAGCGGACGGAGGTGACAACGCTATCTGTCAAATAGATGTAAACAGTGGCAAAGTACAGGGTTTCCGACCTGCCGGCTTTTACCCGACCTCGGTTCGAATGCATCGAGGAAAGCTCGTTGCTCTTAACACCAAAGGCAATGGTTCGGTGCGGAACTCGGACAAGGGATCTAAACTCCGAAACACTCACGACTTCCAAGGAACTGTCTCCGTCATCGACCCAGCCGCGAATCTTAAGGACGAAACAACCCGAGTCGCCAGCCTCAACTCTTGGAACGACCCGCTAAGCACCCAAAGGCCGAACCTGAAGGTCTACCAAGGCGCGATCAAGCATGTGATCTACGTTATCAAGGAGAACCAAACGTACGACATGCTCTTCGGCGATATGAAGCAAGCAAACGGTGACCCATCGTTGTGCATTTTGGGTGAAAAAGTCGTTCCGAACCAGCGAAAACTCGCCCGAGAATTCACGCTTCTTGATAACTCCTACACCAGTGGGACGAATTCCGCCGATGGCCACCAGTGGTGTACCCAAGCCATGGCGAACGAGTACCTGGAGCACTTCTATGTCGGGTATTCCCGAACCTACCCCGACGACGGAACGGATGCACTAGCCCTCAACTCGGGAGATCGAATCTGGGATGCAGCTCTCAAGAAGGGTCTCTCGGTTCGTGTGTATGGAGAATGGGCCGACGACGAGAACCCGATCTATAAGCCGCGCAAACCGAAAGACTGGTTCGAGGCGTGGGAGGACCGCCAGAGTGGTCGAAACATGTTCGAGTTCATACCGACCACCGAAATTCCTTCCCTCAAGCCGCTACTTGCTCCTGGTTATCACTATTGGCCGCTTGAGCAAAGTGACCAGAGCCGGGTCGACACCTTCGAGAAGGAGTTCCGCAAGTTCGAACAGAACGACTCGCTCCCCAACCTCATGGTGATGACGCTTCCATGCGATCACGGCGAAGGCACTAACCCGGCCTACCCAACCCCACGAGCGATGCAAGCTGACAACGACTTAGCCCTCGGCCGCCTGGTCGAGATGGTGAGTAAGAGCAAGTACTGGAAGGATACGGCAATTATCGTGACCGAGGACGACTCGCAGTCGGGGCCGGATCACGTCGATGGACACCGGGTTCCAACTCAAATCATCTCTGCGTATACGAAGCGAGGATTTGTATCCAGCGAATTCCTCACCCAGGTTTCGCTCCATAAGACGATGCAGATGATGCTCGGCTTCGGTCCGCTCACTAAGTTCGACGCAATTGCTCGTCCAGCAACCGAGTGCTTCACCAACGAACCCGACCTAACCCCTTTTTACAAGGTTCCTAACAACGTTCCTCTGGACGAAGCCAATCCTGGTCGCAAGAAGCCGATGAACGAAGAGGAGAAGTATTGGTACGCGAAGACCATGTCTCTTGACTGGTCGAGTATGGACAAAGCCGATCCTTATTGGGTCAATCGAATCAACTGGTTCTCCTACACCAAAGGCTCCCGTCCGTACCCTGGTCGTCCGGGAGAAAGGCCGGGAATGAATGTTGAAGACGAAGATTAG
- a CDS encoding type II CAAX endopeptidase family protein: MSDLPPIQFELPPVAEVKKPGAELPRVWLGWALLAVIFAALIGNSFVAASGKRILSGKDTDKAQTKMVEMMLGLKALQGKNAPKTDVFTPYIDDLKNAAKKSADAQKLRVALRTEDDKAPFGDDLKNLAASQDEQNQIFAKLYETKEIKKAEAEPLLVKLDGKDLGEKLALVQFKEKFGDKEIRGKSFPAEPAIRFGIAGMIGCTGFLAGVVLLGMFTTQRAAGAMKPMGMPQQGVSLPVADRLALGAAIIMCSYLGLGLVAAKWLSGIPAVQQVLPFVGILVSIGLISQVSMMGHRFTLTSLGISTNGFGKRILWGIGAYLALLPILLVALFVVSALAKVLPGNAHPVGEEVLNANGIQALGLFVMASVIAPIWEEIMFRGLLFPALSAITKSPVWGAVISSFVFAAIHPQGPAGIPLLMTLALGMCFVSYQTKSLVPNIIMHAMNNSGALFMLLLIGKDLF; the protein is encoded by the coding sequence ATGTCAGACCTCCCCCCCATTCAGTTCGAACTTCCCCCGGTCGCGGAAGTGAAGAAACCCGGTGCGGAACTTCCGCGAGTCTGGCTCGGATGGGCATTGCTGGCTGTGATTTTTGCGGCACTAATCGGAAACAGTTTTGTTGCGGCGTCCGGAAAACGAATCCTCAGCGGAAAGGACACCGATAAGGCTCAGACCAAGATGGTCGAGATGATGTTGGGGCTGAAGGCACTTCAAGGGAAAAATGCTCCAAAGACGGACGTATTCACGCCTTACATTGACGACCTTAAGAACGCCGCGAAGAAGTCGGCTGACGCTCAGAAACTCCGGGTGGCACTTCGAACGGAAGATGATAAAGCTCCGTTTGGCGACGATCTAAAGAATCTGGCAGCTTCCCAGGATGAGCAAAACCAGATCTTCGCGAAGCTCTACGAAACGAAGGAAATAAAGAAGGCTGAAGCCGAGCCTCTGCTTGTCAAACTCGATGGGAAAGACCTTGGAGAGAAGCTAGCCCTGGTCCAATTCAAGGAAAAGTTTGGAGACAAAGAGATTCGAGGTAAGTCATTCCCGGCTGAACCTGCGATCCGCTTTGGGATTGCGGGAATGATCGGTTGTACGGGCTTCCTGGCCGGAGTTGTCCTGCTGGGCATGTTCACCACTCAGCGCGCGGCGGGTGCGATGAAGCCCATGGGGATGCCCCAACAGGGGGTCTCCCTGCCAGTGGCCGACCGGCTCGCTCTGGGAGCCGCAATCATCATGTGCTCGTATCTAGGCTTAGGTCTGGTTGCGGCCAAATGGCTAAGCGGGATCCCTGCCGTTCAACAGGTACTTCCATTCGTCGGAATTCTGGTATCCATCGGTCTGATCAGCCAGGTTTCGATGATGGGGCACCGCTTCACTTTGACCTCGCTTGGGATCAGCACGAATGGTTTCGGAAAGCGGATTCTCTGGGGAATCGGCGCATACCTTGCCCTGCTCCCAATCCTCCTCGTGGCCTTGTTTGTCGTTAGTGCCCTTGCCAAAGTTCTGCCAGGAAATGCTCATCCGGTCGGCGAAGAAGTGCTCAATGCGAATGGCATCCAGGCATTGGGCCTGTTTGTGATGGCGTCGGTGATCGCTCCCATTTGGGAGGAGATCATGTTCCGTGGGTTGCTGTTTCCTGCGCTATCTGCGATCACGAAGAGTCCCGTGTGGGGGGCAGTGATTTCCAGCTTCGTTTTTGCTGCGATCCACCCACAGGGTCCCGCAGGAATTCCTTTGCTCATGACGCTTGCCCTTGGAATGTGCTTCGTCAGCTACCAAACCAAGTCGCTAGTGCCGAACATCATCATGCACGCGATGAACAACAGCGGAGCACTTTTCATGCTCCTGCTGATTGGCAAAGACCTCTTTTAG
- a CDS encoding potassium channel family protein, translated as MIVGLLGLVLCALALWDGFETMILTRTVTRSWRITRLYYFQTRPLYFRIVRAVPSKKLQNSLLMIYAPLSLLGLIILWGVLLVIGFAMANTGFQIAHREGVFTFADSLYYSGVTFLTLGYGDLAPTSDFGRLLAVIEAGTGFVFLASVIGYLPVIYGSIQRREILITLLDSKASSDPTGFELIRRHAKGGALSLLPGLLEKYEQWGSELLEAALSYPIVAFYRSQHDDQNWLRTSTAIMDACALIISNTEADSPECKVLRFQAKATFASLRHMIVDTAYIFNMPPTTGWRNRLDQHDFDWMMDELETVDFPLNRDFEALQKLRELYEPYVMTISEVLMFPISPWRRRKIELDNWQTAAWDDGEHMRPDASTTESG; from the coding sequence GTGATCGTCGGTCTCCTGGGTCTGGTCCTTTGCGCTTTGGCGCTTTGGGACGGCTTTGAGACCATGATTCTCACCCGTACGGTCACGCGGTCATGGCGAATCACGAGGCTCTATTACTTTCAGACCCGGCCCCTCTACTTCCGAATCGTCCGCGCCGTGCCAAGCAAGAAGCTTCAGAACTCCTTGCTAATGATCTACGCGCCGCTCTCGCTGTTGGGGCTGATCATCCTTTGGGGAGTTCTTTTGGTAATCGGCTTCGCGATGGCGAATACCGGCTTCCAGATTGCTCATCGAGAAGGCGTCTTCACCTTTGCAGATTCGCTCTACTACTCCGGCGTTACGTTTTTGACGCTGGGCTACGGCGATCTTGCCCCAACTTCCGACTTTGGGCGGTTACTTGCCGTCATCGAAGCGGGAACGGGATTTGTATTCCTAGCAAGCGTCATCGGCTATCTTCCTGTCATCTACGGCTCCATCCAGCGGCGCGAAATCCTCATCACGCTGCTCGATAGCAAAGCAAGCTCTGATCCAACTGGGTTTGAGCTGATTCGGCGACATGCCAAAGGTGGAGCCCTTTCGCTTCTGCCCGGACTGCTTGAAAAGTACGAGCAGTGGGGTTCGGAGCTTCTGGAGGCGGCACTTTCCTATCCGATTGTTGCGTTCTATCGCTCGCAGCACGACGACCAGAACTGGCTCCGCACCTCGACAGCAATTATGGACGCATGCGCCCTGATCATTTCCAACACAGAGGCTGATTCTCCTGAGTGCAAAGTTCTGCGGTTTCAGGCAAAGGCGACGTTTGCATCGCTAAGACACATGATTGTGGATACTGCGTACATCTTCAATATGCCCCCTACGACGGGATGGCGCAACCGGCTTGACCAGCACGATTTCGACTGGATGATGGATGAACTAGAAACGGTCGACTTCCCTCTGAACCGAGATTTTGAAGCTCTCCAGAAGCTGCGCGAACTGTACGAGCCCTACGTGATGACCATTAGCGAGGTGTTGATGTTCCCAATCTCGCCGTGGCGGCGACGAAAGATTGAGCTAGACAACTGGCAAACAGCAGCTTGGGACGACGGAGAGCACATGCGACCCGATGCATCCACCACGGAGTCGGGCTAA
- the ruvB gene encoding Holliday junction branch migration DNA helicase RuvB: MANENLDPNRQPGDGDELSLRPRFLREFIGQEALKDNLGVFLQAAKQRGEPVDHVLLYGPPGLGKTTLAHIIANEMGAIVHVTSGPAIDKPGDLVGILTNLEEGAILFIDEIHRLSRTVEEYLYPAMEDRKVDIMIGSGPAARSVRMEVPAFTVVGATTRQGLLTGPLRDRFGIISHFRYYEQDALYEIVRRSAGILGYEIAPDGAEEIARRSRGTPRIANRLLRRVRDFAQVDGHPSIGQGIVQKAARALEIDDLGLDRIDRTLLQLIIERHRGGPVGIETLAASTGEDSQTIEDVYEPYLLQIGMLQRTPRGRCVTDLAYKHLGLVPPKPSEGE; the protein is encoded by the coding sequence GTGGCGAACGAGAATCTTGACCCAAACCGACAGCCCGGAGACGGGGACGAACTATCGCTTCGTCCCCGTTTTTTGCGTGAGTTTATCGGACAAGAGGCCCTGAAGGACAACCTTGGAGTTTTTCTGCAGGCGGCAAAGCAGCGAGGTGAGCCGGTGGATCACGTGCTGTTGTACGGCCCTCCAGGACTGGGGAAGACCACCCTTGCGCACATCATTGCCAACGAAATGGGGGCGATTGTGCACGTCACCAGCGGACCCGCGATTGACAAGCCCGGTGATCTGGTCGGGATTCTGACTAACCTTGAAGAAGGCGCGATCCTGTTCATTGACGAAATCCATCGGCTTTCGAGGACTGTTGAGGAGTATCTTTACCCAGCGATGGAGGACCGGAAGGTCGATATCATGATCGGCTCAGGCCCAGCGGCCCGATCGGTTCGCATGGAAGTTCCGGCGTTCACGGTTGTGGGCGCAACCACGCGGCAAGGGCTACTGACGGGCCCTCTCAGGGACCGATTCGGAATCATTTCTCACTTTCGGTATTACGAGCAGGATGCGTTGTACGAGATAGTACGCCGCTCGGCGGGGATCCTCGGCTACGAAATTGCTCCGGACGGAGCCGAAGAAATTGCTCGCCGCTCGAGAGGGACGCCTCGCATCGCCAACCGCTTGTTGAGACGTGTGAGGGACTTCGCTCAGGTGGATGGGCACCCATCCATTGGCCAAGGGATCGTCCAAAAGGCCGCGAGAGCGCTGGAAATTGATGATCTCGGGCTTGATCGCATTGACCGAACCCTGTTGCAGCTCATCATCGAGAGGCACCGAGGCGGGCCGGTCGGAATCGAAACATTGGCGGCCAGCACGGGTGAAGATTCACAGACCATTGAGGACGTATACGAGCCTTATCTTCTCCAGATCGGGATGCTCCAGCGAACGCCTCGCGGACGCTGCGTGACGGACTTAGCTTACAAGCATCTCGGGTTGGTTCCGCCCAAGCCGTCGGAGGGGGAATAG